A genomic stretch from Campylobacter lari subsp. concheus includes:
- a CDS encoding enoyl-ACP reductase, giving the protein MDTFFQNKTLVISGGTRGIGKAIVYEFAKAGANVAFTYNSNADLAQEIVKDLENNYKIKAKAYEFNILEPETYKDLFEKIDQDFDRIDFFISNAIISGRAVVGGYTKFMKLKPKGINNIFTATVNAFVVGAQEAAKRIEKVGGGSILSISSTGNLVHIENYAGHGTAKAAVEAMARYAATELGSKNIRVNVVSGGPIDTDALKAFTNYEEVKNATINLSPLNRIGQPQDLAGACLFLCSDKANWITGHTLIVDGGTTFK; this is encoded by the coding sequence ATGGATACTTTTTTTCAAAATAAAACTTTAGTAATTAGCGGTGGAACAAGAGGGATTGGTAAAGCTATTGTATATGAGTTTGCAAAAGCAGGAGCCAATGTAGCTTTTACTTATAATTCTAACGCAGATTTAGCTCAAGAAATTGTAAAAGATTTAGAAAATAACTATAAAATCAAAGCAAAGGCTTATGAGTTTAACATACTTGAACCAGAAACTTATAAAGACTTATTTGAAAAAATCGATCAAGATTTTGACAGAATAGATTTTTTCATCTCTAATGCTATTATCTCAGGTCGTGCCGTTGTAGGTGGATATACTAAATTTATGAAATTAAAACCAAAAGGTATTAATAATATTTTCACGGCAACTGTAAATGCTTTTGTTGTTGGAGCACAAGAAGCAGCAAAAAGAATAGAAAAAGTTGGTGGGGGTAGTATATTATCTATTTCCTCAACAGGAAATTTAGTACATATTGAAAACTATGCAGGACACGGTACAGCTAAAGCAGCGGTAGAAGCTATGGCAAGATATGCTGCAACCGAACTTGGTTCTAAAAACATCCGTGTAAATGTAGTAAGTGGTGGACCAATTGACACTGACGCGCTTAAAGCATTTACAAACTATGAAGAAGTTAAAAATGCAACTATTAATCTTAGTCCATTAAACCGTATTGGACAGCCTCAAGATTTAGCAGGAGCATGTTTATTTTTATGTTCTGATAAAGCAAATTGGATCACAGGACACACCTTAATCGTAGATGGTGGAACAACTTTTAAATGA
- the dapA gene encoding 4-hydroxy-tetrahydrodipicolinate synthase, with protein sequence MDNKIIIGAMTALITPFKNGKLDEQTYHKLIKRQIANGIDAIVPVGTTGESATLTHEEHRICIEIALDACKGSSCKVLAGAGSNATHEAVSLAKFAQEHGADGILSVTPYYNKPTQEGLYLHYKEIAKSIDIPVLLYNVPGRTGCELQTETIIRLFRDCENIYGVKEASGSIDKCVDLLAHEPRMMLLSGEDAINYPILSNGGKGVISVTSNLLPDMISKLTHLALEEKYIEAKKINDELYNINKILFCESNPIPIKAAMYIAGLTPTLEYRLPLCKPSDCNLAKIEAIMKNYNIKGF encoded by the coding sequence ATGGACAATAAAATCATCATAGGAGCAATGACAGCTTTAATAACTCCATTTAAAAATGGAAAATTAGATGAACAAACTTACCACAAACTCATCAAAAGGCAAATAGCAAATGGGATTGATGCGATAGTGCCTGTTGGAACAACTGGAGAAAGTGCCACCTTAACCCATGAAGAACATAGAATTTGTATAGAAATAGCATTAGATGCTTGCAAGGGAAGTTCTTGTAAAGTTTTAGCCGGAGCAGGAAGCAATGCTACCCATGAAGCTGTAAGTTTGGCTAAATTTGCACAAGAGCATGGAGCTGATGGTATTTTAAGCGTTACTCCATATTACAATAAACCTACACAAGAAGGTTTGTATTTACATTATAAAGAAATAGCAAAAAGCATAGACATACCTGTGCTTTTATACAACGTACCAGGAAGAACAGGTTGTGAACTTCAAACAGAAACCATTATAAGATTGTTTAGAGATTGTGAAAATATTTATGGAGTAAAAGAAGCTAGTGGAAGTATTGATAAATGCGTTGATTTGCTAGCGCATGAACCTAGAATGATGCTTTTAAGCGGAGAAGATGCTATTAATTATCCTATACTTTCAAATGGTGGTAAAGGTGTGATTTCAGTTACTTCAAATTTACTTCCTGATATGATTTCAAAATTAACTCATTTAGCTTTAGAAGAAAAATATATTGAAGCTAAAAAAATTAATGATGAGTTGTATAATATCAATAAAATTTTATTTTGCGAAAGCAATCCTATACCTATTAAAGCAGCAATGTATATAGCAGGTTTAACTCCTACTTTAGAATATCGTTTGCCACTTTGTAAACCTAGTGATTGCAATTTAGCAAAAATAGAAGCGATTATGAAAAACTATAATATCAAAGGATTTTAA
- a CDS encoding M16 family metallopeptidase: MINYKKITLENELEVYTLPVNKKSGVISVDIFYKVGSRNEKMGKSGIAHMLEHLNFKSTKNLKAGEFDEIVKGFGGVDNASTGFDYTHYFIKCSSENLDKSLWLFAELMRNLNLKDDEFQPERNVVLEERRWRTDNNPLGYLYFRLYNHAFLHHPYHWTPIGFFKDIQNWKIEDIQDFHQTFYQPKNAILLVSGDINEDKVFTLAKKHFHDIKNTKEIPIVHEKEPEQDGAKRVILHKESDTQLLALAYKIPAFNHEDMPKLCALSELLGNGKSSLISEILIDKLELINEFYAYASENIDENLFIFICVCNEGIKAEDVEKELLKILEDVKNANFDDTIMEKIKNTVKSDFIFSLSNASSVANIYGSYLAKGDLKPLLDYEKNIENLSKDDLIHCARKYFNENKSTTIILKKG; encoded by the coding sequence ATGATTAATTATAAAAAAATCACCCTTGAAAATGAACTTGAAGTCTATACTTTACCTGTAAATAAAAAAAGCGGAGTTATAAGTGTAGATATTTTTTATAAAGTTGGTTCAAGAAATGAAAAAATGGGAAAAAGTGGCATAGCTCATATGCTTGAACATTTAAATTTTAAAAGTACAAAAAATTTAAAAGCAGGTGAATTTGATGAAATAGTCAAGGGTTTTGGTGGAGTGGATAATGCAAGCACGGGATTTGACTATACGCATTATTTTATAAAATGCTCTAGTGAAAATTTAGATAAGTCTTTATGGCTTTTTGCTGAATTAATGCGTAATTTAAATTTAAAAGATGATGAGTTTCAACCTGAAAGAAATGTAGTTTTAGAAGAAAGGCGTTGGAGAACTGATAATAACCCTTTGGGATATTTGTATTTTAGATTATACAATCATGCCTTTTTACACCATCCATATCACTGGACCCCGATAGGCTTTTTTAAAGATATACAAAATTGGAAAATAGAAGATATACAAGATTTTCATCAAACTTTTTATCAACCTAAAAATGCTATTTTGCTTGTGAGTGGCGATATTAATGAAGATAAAGTATTTACTTTAGCTAAAAAGCATTTTCATGATATAAAAAATACCAAAGAAATCCCTATAGTTCATGAAAAAGAACCTGAGCAAGATGGTGCTAAACGTGTGATCTTACATAAAGAAAGCGATACGCAATTGCTAGCACTTGCGTATAAAATTCCTGCATTTAATCATGAAGATATGCCAAAACTTTGTGCATTAAGCGAACTTTTGGGAAATGGAAAAAGTTCTTTAATAAGTGAAATTTTAATTGATAAATTAGAACTTATCAATGAATTTTATGCTTATGCAAGTGAAAATATAGATGAGAATTTATTTATATTTATTTGTGTTTGCAATGAAGGTATAAAAGCAGAAGATGTTGAAAAAGAACTTTTAAAGATTCTTGAAGATGTAAAAAATGCTAATTTTGATGATACTATCATGGAAAAAATCAAAAACACCGTAAAAAGTGATTTTATTTTTTCACTAAGCAATGCAAGTAGCGTTGCAAATATTTATGGATCTTATCTTGCAAAAGGTGATTTAAAGCCTTTGCTTGATTATGAAAAAAATATAGAAAATCTAAGCAAAGATGATTTAATTCATTGTGCTAGAAAATATTTCAATGAAAACAAATCTACTACAATAATCTTAAAAAAGGGGTAA
- a CDS encoding quinone-dependent dihydroorotate dehydrogenase, producing the protein MTYESLKPLIYKLDPENAHALAEFSMRTLDCIFPGGLSFFAKDYVINDEILNQEIFNLNFYNPVGLAGGFDKNATMIRPLSALGFGFLEYGTFTPKPQNGNEKPRLFRLVEQESIQNAMGFNNKGKDAIAKEVKKVYPFSIPLVANIGKNKITPNEEAINDYIILLKEFKDLCDLFVINISSPNTKNLRDLQSEEFVSTLFSQAKEITNKPVILKIAPDMNIDSAISLCKSAISAKADGIIMANTSIDYSLIDNARTFGGISGKLITQKSATFFKEVAKEIYQDTILIASGGIDSAELAYERIKNGASLVQIYTAMIFKGPSVVKNINQGLIELLKQDGFNHISQAIGVNFK; encoded by the coding sequence ATGACTTATGAAAGCTTAAAACCTTTAATATATAAATTAGATCCAGAAAATGCTCATGCTTTGGCTGAATTTAGTATGCGAACGCTAGATTGTATATTTCCTGGAGGGCTTAGTTTTTTTGCAAAAGATTATGTAATAAATGATGAAATTTTAAATCAAGAAATTTTTAATCTGAATTTTTACAATCCTGTGGGTTTAGCAGGCGGCTTTGATAAAAATGCAACTATGATAAGACCGCTAAGTGCTTTAGGTTTTGGTTTTTTAGAGTATGGAACTTTTACTCCAAAACCTCAAAATGGTAATGAAAAACCTAGACTTTTTAGACTTGTTGAACAAGAAAGTATTCAAAATGCTATGGGTTTTAACAATAAAGGTAAAGACGCCATTGCAAAAGAAGTAAAAAAAGTCTATCCTTTTAGCATACCTTTAGTGGCAAATATAGGTAAAAACAAAATCACTCCGAACGAAGAAGCTATTAATGATTATATTATTTTATTAAAAGAATTTAAAGATTTATGTGATTTATTTGTGATTAATATATCCTCTCCAAATACCAAAAATTTAAGAGATTTACAAAGCGAGGAATTTGTAAGTACTTTATTTAGCCAAGCAAAAGAAATCACGAATAAACCTGTGATTTTAAAAATTGCTCCAGATATGAATATAGACAGCGCAATTTCACTTTGCAAAAGCGCTATTAGTGCAAAAGCTGATGGTATTATCATGGCAAATACTAGTATAGATTATTCTTTGATTGATAATGCAAGAACTTTTGGCGGAATTAGCGGTAAATTAATCACCCAAAAAAGTGCAACATTTTTTAAAGAAGTAGCTAAAGAAATTTATCAAGATACTATTTTAATAGCAAGCGGAGGCATAGATAGTGCCGAACTTGCTTATGAACGCATTAAAAACGGGGCTAGTTTGGTTCAAATTTATACAGCTATGATTTTTAAAGGACCAAGTGTAGTCAAAAATATCAATCAAGGTTTAATTGAACTTTTAAAACAAGATGGTTTTAATCATATTAGTCAAGCTATAGGAGTTAATTTTAAATGA
- a CDS encoding ABC transporter ATP-binding protein has translation MDKNYKEMKLKEVFTRFKPYYKDYWFYFVLAIIGMLLTSGGTAASAYIIEPILNKIFIEKNVDLLYYMPLLVVLIYALKNLGAYMQVYYVSYVGTDILRRLRELVLGNLLRLDMSFFHKYRSGELISRCTSDIGALQNIVSTIIPEILRESLTAIGLLSVVIYQSPKLAFFALVILPLAIYPLAIFAKKIKKIGRNTQEKNSDLTSRLSEIFSNIELIKASNAGKNEMQKFSQTNSEVCKLSLKGIRIEALSSPLMESMGSIGFAIVIIIGGKEVIDGSLSIGSFFSFTTALFMAYTPIKRLSSLYTRLQNAVAASERTFYLTDLKPQITGGNEKLTENIQNIHFKNVSLSYQKDKMVLKDVNFSFDKGEILALVGSSGGGKSSIINLLMYFFEKDNGEILINQKDISSFDIVSLRENISLVTQNIYIFNDTIAQNIAYAKEYDEARVIEVLKQANAYDFVQDLGGIHTELKEHGKNLSGGQKQRIAIARALYKNPQILIFDEATSALDNESEKTIVKTIESLKKDRLILIIAHRLSTIENADKIAVLDKGKIASIGNDAYLMQHCEIYQKLKQKAQKTDKVKENEN, from the coding sequence ATGGATAAAAACTACAAAGAAATGAAACTTAAAGAGGTTTTTACTCGCTTTAAGCCTTATTATAAAGATTATTGGTTTTATTTTGTTTTAGCTATTATTGGCATGCTTTTAACTAGTGGTGGCACAGCTGCTAGTGCATACATCATAGAGCCTATTTTAAATAAAATTTTTATAGAAAAAAATGTTGATTTGCTTTATTATATGCCTTTGCTTGTTGTTTTAATTTATGCTTTAAAAAATCTTGGTGCTTATATGCAAGTTTATTATGTATCTTATGTTGGAACAGATATTTTAAGAAGATTAAGAGAATTAGTTCTTGGTAATCTTTTGCGCTTAGATATGAGCTTTTTTCATAAATACAGAAGTGGAGAATTAATTAGTCGTTGTACTTCTGATATTGGAGCTCTGCAAAATATAGTTTCTACTATCATACCTGAAATTTTAAGAGAAAGCTTAACTGCAATTGGGCTTTTAAGTGTGGTGATTTATCAAAGTCCAAAACTTGCTTTTTTTGCTTTAGTAATTTTACCTTTAGCAATTTATCCTCTTGCTATTTTTGCCAAAAAAATCAAAAAAATAGGACGCAATACCCAAGAAAAAAATTCTGATCTTACTTCAAGATTAAGCGAAATCTTTTCCAATATAGAACTTATTAAAGCTTCTAATGCAGGCAAAAATGAAATGCAAAAATTCAGCCAAACTAATAGTGAAGTTTGCAAACTTTCCTTAAAAGGCATTAGAATCGAAGCTTTAAGTAGCCCTTTGATGGAATCTATGGGTTCAATTGGCTTTGCAATAGTAATTATAATAGGTGGTAAAGAAGTAATCGATGGAAGCTTAAGCATAGGATCTTTTTTTAGCTTCACTACGGCTTTATTTATGGCTTATACACCTATTAAAAGACTTTCTTCGCTTTATACAAGATTACAAAATGCAGTAGCAGCTAGTGAGAGAACTTTTTATTTAACCGATTTAAAACCACAAATTACAGGTGGTAATGAAAAACTTACAGAAAATATCCAAAATATCCATTTTAAAAATGTCTCTTTAAGCTATCAAAAAGATAAAATGGTATTAAAAGATGTAAATTTTTCTTTTGATAAAGGAGAAATTCTAGCCTTAGTTGGATCAAGCGGTGGAGGAAAATCTTCTATTATTAATCTTTTGATGTATTTTTTTGAAAAAGATAATGGTGAAATTTTAATCAATCAAAAAGATATTAGTTCTTTTGATATTGTTAGTTTAAGAGAGAATATTTCTTTGGTAACTCAAAATATTTATATATTTAATGACACTATAGCTCAAAATATAGCTTATGCTAAAGAATACGATGAAGCACGTGTAATAGAAGTTTTAAAACAAGCAAATGCTTATGATTTTGTCCAAGACCTTGGTGGTATACATACTGAATTAAAAGAACATGGGAAAAATCTCTCCGGCGGACAAAAACAACGCATTGCTATAGCAAGGGCTTTATATAAAAATCCTCAAATTTTAATTTTTGATGAAGCAACTTCAGCACTTGATAATGAAAGCGAAAAAACCATAGTAAAAACTATAGAAAGCTTAAAAAAAGATCGTTTGATACTCATCATCGCTCATAGACTTAGCACCATAGAAAATGCTGATAAAATCGCTGTGCTTGATAAAGGAAAAATAGCTTCTATAGGAAATGATGCTTATTTAATGCAACATTGTGAAATTTATCAAAAATTAAAACAAAAAGCACAAAAAACTGATAAAGTCAAAGAAAATGAAAACTAA
- the cysS gene encoding cysteine--tRNA ligase: MVFFDSVLKKKCEFIPHKAKKANIYLCGPTVYDDAHLGHARSSVCFDFLRRVLIASHYEVIFARNYTDIDDKILKKMQESGKSLEEITNFYIKRYEEDMQALNILEPDFKPKATAYIEQMTTYIEKLLELNLAYKLEDGIYFDTSKDDKYFYISKRNLEDSQSRLKENAAKKNDSDFVLWKFDEKFYPASFGKGRPGWHTECVVMIENIFKDKLDIHAGGIDLLFPHHENEACQCRCKNNHELANFWLHNGFVQINGEKMSKSLGNSFFLKDSLKLFNGEVLRFYLLSVHYRAHFNYALEDLQAAKKRLDKFYRLKKRLNLNAFIDEKTIIESKVSQNILEVLNDDLNTSKALALLDEFINESNIYLDQNPKDKTYKIQLEKTLKELSFIFGIGFIDTIKYFQFGISEEKCQEIEEKITLRNKAKQEKNYALADQIRDDLAKENILLMDTPNGVVWEKNG; encoded by the coding sequence ATGGTTTTTTTTGATAGTGTTTTAAAGAAAAAATGCGAATTTATCCCACATAAGGCAAAAAAAGCAAACATTTATCTATGTGGACCTACTGTATATGATGATGCGCATTTAGGACATGCAAGAAGTAGTGTGTGTTTTGATTTTTTAAGAAGAGTTTTGATAGCAAGTCATTATGAAGTGATTTTTGCTAGAAATTACACTGATATTGATGATAAAATCTTAAAAAAAATGCAAGAAAGCGGTAAAAGTTTAGAAGAAATTACAAATTTTTATATTAAAAGATATGAAGAAGATATGCAAGCGCTTAATATCTTAGAACCTGATTTTAAACCAAAAGCTACAGCTTATATTGAGCAAATGACTACTTATATAGAAAAACTTTTAGAATTAAACCTAGCTTATAAACTTGAAGATGGGATTTATTTTGATACTAGCAAGGATGATAAATACTTTTATATCTCTAAAAGAAATTTAGAAGATAGTCAATCACGCCTAAAAGAAAACGCGGCCAAAAAAAATGATAGTGATTTTGTTTTATGGAAATTTGATGAAAAATTTTATCCTGCAAGTTTTGGCAAAGGAAGACCAGGTTGGCACACAGAATGTGTTGTGATGATAGAGAATATTTTTAAAGATAAACTTGACATTCATGCTGGGGGGATAGATTTACTTTTTCCTCATCATGAAAATGAAGCTTGTCAGTGTCGTTGTAAAAACAATCATGAATTAGCTAATTTTTGGCTACATAATGGCTTTGTACAAATTAATGGTGAAAAAATGAGTAAAAGCTTGGGAAATAGTTTTTTTCTAAAAGATTCTTTAAAACTTTTTAATGGAGAGGTTTTGAGATTTTATCTTTTAAGTGTACATTATAGAGCGCATTTTAATTATGCTTTAGAAGACTTACAAGCTGCTAAAAAAAGACTTGATAAATTTTATCGCTTAAAAAAACGCTTAAATTTAAATGCTTTTATAGATGAAAAAACTATTATAGAGAGTAAAGTGTCTCAAAATATCTTAGAAGTTTTAAATGATGATTTAAATACCTCTAAAGCCCTAGCTTTACTTGATGAGTTTATCAATGAAAGTAATATTTACTTAGATCAAAACCCAAAAGATAAAACTTATAAAATACAATTAGAAAAAACCTTAAAAGAACTTTCTTTTATTTTTGGCATAGGTTTTATAGATACCATAAAATATTTTCAATTTGGCATTAGTGAAGAAAAATGTCAAGAAATAGAAGAAAAAATCACTCTACGCAATAAGGCAAAACAAGAAAAAAACTATGCCTTAGCAGATCAAATTCGTGATGATTTAGCTAAAGAGAATATTCTTTTAATGGATACACCAAATGGTGTAGTATGGGAGAAAAATGGATAA
- the murJ gene encoding murein biosynthesis integral membrane protein MurJ, which produces MRKNIVFKNFIINALGILFSRIMGVLRDIVLALYLGAGIYSDIFFVALKMPAFFRRIFAEGAFGQAFLPSFLKASKKGAFCIKVLLQFSIIVFLTCVLVSFFAEFFTKIFAFGFNKETIILAAPLVSINFWYLFFIFLVTFLGSLLNYKQNFFITSFSASFFNLFVVIAGFFVTQDKPLEALYYFSYATVLSGLAQLIWHIFALKNTRILKSMYLSIKLKKTKTNLNKFHSTFTHGLLGSSANQISSLLDTTIASFLMAGSISYLYYSNRVFQLPLALFAIALSQVSFPKILRHLKANEEQKALAFMQKAFEYLSVLLILASIVGIILAKEIVEFLFQRGNFNQEDTKITAFLLQAYLLGLLPFGLQKLFSLWLYAKFKQKIAAIIAFKTLFISAFFSIVIILLIKEEAYKSLGIALASSISAFYLLYANIKEFGFKNIWGIFRVKFWLISIVFLSLFALGLFEIKDILIQFLIELYHFFKGLF; this is translated from the coding sequence ATGAGAAAAAATATTGTTTTTAAAAATTTTATCATCAATGCCTTAGGAATTTTATTTTCTAGGATTATGGGTGTTTTAAGAGATATTGTTTTAGCCTTGTACTTAGGGGCTGGAATTTATAGTGATATTTTCTTTGTGGCCTTAAAAATGCCTGCTTTTTTTAGAAGAATTTTTGCAGAAGGGGCTTTTGGACAAGCTTTTTTACCAAGTTTTTTAAAAGCAAGTAAAAAAGGTGCTTTTTGTATAAAAGTTTTATTGCAATTTAGCATAATTGTTTTTTTAACCTGTGTTTTAGTGAGTTTTTTTGCTGAATTTTTTACAAAGATTTTTGCCTTTGGTTTTAATAAAGAAACAATTATCCTAGCTGCACCTTTAGTTTCTATTAATTTTTGGTATTTATTTTTTATTTTTTTAGTAACTTTTTTAGGCTCTTTGTTAAATTATAAACAAAATTTTTTCATCACTTCTTTTTCTGCTTCATTTTTTAATCTTTTTGTGGTAATTGCCGGATTTTTTGTCACTCAAGATAAACCTTTAGAAGCTTTGTATTATTTTTCGTATGCGACTGTTTTAAGTGGTCTAGCTCAACTTATATGGCATATTTTTGCTTTAAAAAACACTAGAATTTTAAAAAGTATGTATTTGAGCATAAAACTTAAAAAAACAAAGACTAATTTAAATAAATTTCACTCTACATTTACTCATGGACTTTTAGGCTCTTCAGCAAATCAAATTAGTTCTTTATTGGATACTACTATAGCTAGTTTTTTAATGGCTGGAAGTATTTCGTATTTGTATTATTCTAATAGGGTTTTTCAGCTTCCTTTAGCACTTTTTGCAATCGCCCTAAGTCAAGTAAGCTTTCCAAAAATACTAAGACATTTAAAAGCAAATGAAGAACAAAAAGCCTTAGCTTTTATGCAAAAAGCTTTTGAATATTTAAGTGTACTTTTAATTTTAGCTAGTATAGTAGGGATTATTTTAGCAAAAGAAATTGTGGAGTTTTTATTTCAAAGAGGAAATTTTAATCAAGAAGATACAAAAATTACTGCATTTTTATTACAAGCTTATCTTTTGGGACTTTTGCCTTTTGGCTTGCAAAAACTTTTTTCTTTATGGCTTTATGCTAAATTTAAACAAAAAATAGCCGCTATAATAGCCTTTAAAACACTTTTTATATCAGCATTTTTTAGCATAGTGATTATTTTACTTATCAAAGAAGAAGCTTATAAGAGCTTAGGTATTGCACTAGCTTCATCTATTAGTGCTTTTTATTTGTTATATGCTAATATAAAAGAATTTGGCTTTAAAAATATTTGGGGTATTTTTAGGGTTAAATTTTGGCTTATTAGTATAGTATTTTTAAGCTTATTTGCTTTAGGCTTATTTGAAATTAAAGATATTTTAATACAATTTTTAATTGAACTTTATCATTTTTTTAAAGGTTTATTTTAA
- a CDS encoding flagellar assembly protein A, producing the protein MEEKKILYTKDPYKELLIFASENKCEIDELDFRLLSFSTSYTYDNQEWIKVNEKELKIFEEDEKFLIHDLSIEQEYKIEIYFKKFTHSPAFEVSLYANEICTLLKANVKASEIIAFHDKLALELLEAIYKAMVKEKYLLGFRIFDFKKQIIDFNTKVKEKQKFDFEVDFEVCKGVNPQEPTNEEIQYHYLENLKKHNDVMNRNYVAPIGKDEVAIERIKPKEGSDGKDLRFKILKALPPKTNKEKVVCSDDFEVKEDDESIKYIAKKDGFIIQKKSIYEIENYLEFNKVDFKSTGSIWAGFDKQVIIVIKNTNSLEDAIGPRITVEAQELEVTGNMAQDSVLRGKKVILKGNMHHKSTIIGQKVEVNILRGYCEAEEVFVETLENGSIKAKKVNIKKAVGGEIIADEIYIQELGGNCLCIAKSLIRVEKVQGSGNKLVIQDLKAFDKEKSGEEILLHIDELKKEQENLVKEIEETKHTIHVSKDSVRILQQKAKELMSAKRAIPQAYKITIKDFNQKIENLNILANEIETLKEEEKANIEKLKKIQDELLKSKIINKSGKWMDLNEVKFVLLNPRKELSYHPHSEEKIQCFELEKIDTENRISVYEIRSISNYKE; encoded by the coding sequence ATGGAAGAGAAGAAAATTTTATATACTAAAGACCCTTATAAAGAGCTTTTGATATTTGCTTCTGAAAATAAATGCGAAATTGATGAACTTGATTTTAGATTATTAAGTTTTAGTACTTCTTATACTTATGATAATCAAGAATGGATAAAAGTTAATGAAAAAGAATTAAAAATTTTTGAAGAAGATGAAAAATTTTTAATTCATGATTTAAGTATAGAGCAAGAGTACAAAATAGAAATTTATTTTAAAAAATTTACACACTCACCAGCTTTTGAGGTTAGTTTATACGCTAACGAAATTTGTACTTTATTAAAAGCTAATGTCAAAGCTAGTGAAATTATTGCTTTTCATGATAAATTGGCGCTAGAACTTTTAGAAGCTATTTATAAAGCGATGGTAAAAGAGAAATATTTGCTTGGATTTAGAATTTTTGATTTTAAAAAGCAAATTATTGATTTTAATACCAAAGTTAAAGAAAAGCAAAAATTTGATTTTGAAGTTGATTTTGAAGTATGTAAGGGAGTTAATCCACAAGAGCCTACAAATGAAGAAATTCAATATCACTATCTAGAAAATCTAAAAAAGCACAATGATGTGATGAATAGAAACTATGTAGCACCCATAGGAAAAGATGAGGTGGCTATTGAGAGGATTAAACCAAAAGAGGGCAGTGATGGCAAAGATTTAAGATTTAAAATTTTAAAAGCTCTTCCGCCAAAAACAAACAAAGAAAAAGTTGTTTGTTCGGATGATTTTGAAGTTAAAGAAGATGATGAAAGTATAAAATATATTGCTAAAAAAGATGGCTTTATTATCCAAAAAAAATCTATTTACGAGATAGAAAATTATTTAGAATTTAACAAGGTTGATTTTAAAAGTACGGGTTCTATTTGGGCGGGTTTTGATAAGCAAGTTATTATTGTGATTAAAAATACAAATAGCTTAGAAGATGCAATAGGTCCTAGGATTACCGTTGAAGCCCAGGAATTAGAAGTTACTGGCAATATGGCTCAAGATTCTGTTTTAAGAGGTAAAAAAGTAATTCTTAAAGGTAATATGCATCATAAAAGCACTATTATAGGGCAAAAGGTTGAGGTTAATATCTTAAGAGGATATTGTGAGGCCGAGGAAGTTTTTGTTGAAACTTTAGAAAATGGCTCTATCAAGGCTAAAAAAGTAAATATTAAAAAGGCCGTGGGTGGGGAGATTATTGCTGATGAAATTTATATACAAGAACTCGGTGGTAATTGTTTATGTATTGCTAAAAGCTTGATTCGTGTTGAAAAAGTTCAAGGAAGTGGTAATAAACTTGTAATTCAAGATCTCAAAGCTTTTGATAAAGAAAAAAGTGGGGAAGAGATACTCTTGCATATTGATGAGTTGAAAAAAGAACAAGAAAATTTAGTCAAAGAAATTGAAGAAACCAAGCATACTATCCATGTGAGTAAAGATTCTGTGAGAATTTTACAGCAAAAGGCAAAAGAGTTAATGAGTGCAAAAAGAGCTATACCGCAAGCTTATAAGATTACTATTAAAGATTTTAATCAAAAGATTGAAAATTTAAATATTTTAGCTAATGAAATAGAAACCTTAAAAGAAGAAGAAAAAGCAAATATAGAAAAACTTAAAAAAATTCAAGATGAACTTTTAAAATCAAAAATTATTAATAAAAGTGGAAAATGGATGGATCTAAACGAGGTTAAATTTGTTTTATTAAATCCTAGGAAAGAATTAAGCTATCATCCCCATAGCGAAGAAAAAATTCAATGTTTTGAGCTTGAAAAAATAGATACCGAAAATAGGATAAGTGTTTATGAAATTCGTTCTATTAGTAACTACAAGGAATAA